The Streptomonospora litoralis genome window below encodes:
- a CDS encoding DUF885 domain-containing protein produces MTDRFHSVGENILDALLADGPEWADDLGDHRFRDRLTDHSADADSRRAGVLTDALGALDEIDDLLLPPADRVDLEMLRNRVSADLWQLTELRPQTWDPLVHLPGDALYGLVAGEDLPADERLRAISARCAAVPQFLDTARTRLDGGPGMPRVHVETAATRAEGILGLLGGEVDTLIEQAPALRTAVDEARGAAAAALREHIDWLRSRVETADADPRLGARDHAARLWYTLDSELSQDALLTRAESDLLATEEAIAEAAADFEGAPPRSGQVREVLDRIAAEAATTEETVRPTCERALEHLVGRVRELDFATLPDHPVRVIPMPESRRGMAVAYCDPPGPLSATPERPTLIAVAPPPADWPAERRTSFYREYNADMLRELMVHEAVPGHALQLARAAGYSGSTRLRHALHSGTFIEGWAVYAEDAMQGHGWCADDPERNRRLRLVQLKTRLRMIINAILDIRVHAHGMTESEAMSLLVERGHQEEGEAAGKWRRALLTSAQLSTYYVGYQEVSAVVRDLGAARPDAARRDLHDEVLAHGSPTPRHLRALLQV; encoded by the coding sequence ATGACGGACCGCTTCCACTCCGTCGGCGAGAACATCCTCGACGCCCTGCTGGCGGACGGCCCCGAATGGGCCGACGACCTCGGCGACCACCGCTTCCGCGACCGGCTCACCGACCACTCCGCCGACGCCGACTCCCGGCGCGCGGGAGTGCTCACCGACGCCCTGGGCGCGCTGGACGAGATCGACGACCTGCTGCTGCCCCCGGCCGACCGAGTCGACCTGGAGATGCTGCGCAACCGGGTCTCCGCCGACCTGTGGCAGCTCACCGAGTTGCGTCCGCAGACCTGGGACCCCCTGGTGCACCTGCCCGGCGACGCGCTCTACGGACTCGTCGCCGGCGAGGACCTGCCCGCCGATGAGCGGCTGCGCGCCATCAGCGCCCGCTGCGCCGCCGTCCCGCAGTTCCTCGACACTGCGCGCACCCGCCTCGACGGCGGCCCCGGCATGCCGCGCGTCCACGTGGAGACCGCCGCAACCCGGGCCGAGGGCATCCTCGGTCTGCTCGGCGGCGAGGTCGACACCCTCATCGAACAGGCCCCCGCCCTGCGCACCGCCGTCGACGAGGCCCGGGGCGCCGCCGCGGCCGCCCTGCGCGAGCACATCGACTGGCTGCGTTCGCGGGTCGAGACCGCCGACGCCGACCCCCGTCTGGGTGCGCGCGACCACGCCGCCCGGCTGTGGTACACGCTCGACTCCGAACTGTCCCAGGACGCCCTGCTCACCCGCGCCGAAAGCGACCTGCTGGCCACGGAGGAGGCCATCGCCGAGGCCGCCGCCGACTTCGAGGGCGCGCCGCCGCGTTCCGGCCAGGTGCGCGAAGTGCTCGACCGCATCGCCGCCGAGGCCGCCACCACCGAGGAAACCGTGCGCCCCACCTGCGAACGGGCCTTGGAGCACCTCGTCGGCCGCGTCCGCGAACTCGACTTCGCCACCCTGCCCGATCATCCTGTGCGCGTGATCCCGATGCCCGAGTCGCGCCGCGGCATGGCCGTGGCCTACTGCGACCCGCCCGGCCCGCTCTCCGCCACTCCGGAGCGTCCCACGCTCATCGCCGTCGCCCCGCCGCCCGCCGACTGGCCCGCCGAGCGCCGGACCTCCTTCTACCGCGAGTACAACGCCGACATGCTGCGCGAGCTGATGGTGCACGAGGCCGTCCCGGGCCACGCCCTCCAACTCGCCCGCGCCGCGGGCTACTCCGGCAGCACCAGGCTGCGCCACGCACTGCACAGCGGCACCTTCATCGAGGGCTGGGCCGTCTACGCGGAGGACGCGATGCAGGGCCACGGCTGGTGCGCCGACGATCCCGAGCGCAACCGGCGGCTGCGGCTCGTGCAGCTGAAGACCCGGCTGCGCATGATCATCAACGCCATTCTGGACATCCGCGTCCACGCCCACGGCATGACCGAGTCCGAGGCCATGTCCCTGCTCGTCGAGCGAGGACACCAGGAGGAGGGTGAGGCCGCCGGCAAGTGGCGCCGGGCCCTGCTCACCAGTGCGCAGTTGTCCACCTACTACGTCGGCTACCAGGAGGTCTCGGCCGTCGTGCGCGACCTGGGCGCGGCTCGGCCCGACGCCGCCCGGCGCGACCTCCACGACGAGGTGCTGGCCCACGGGTCGCCCACTCCGCGCCACCTGCGCGCTCTGCTGCAGGTGTGA
- a CDS encoding cyclase family protein, giving the protein MQINRIVDLSRPVGPETQAFPGDREPSLERSATVAVEGYNSTGVHMSSHSGTHADAPYHFLDDGPRLEELSLGQFTGAAVVVEATGRADRSPITAEDLAPWRERFAPGAAVLLHTGWADHYGTSRYFDHPYLAGDAARLLVEAGVRCVGIDAPSPDSTPHGPHPEGDWAAHMSVLGAGGTIVENLCGLERIDFADPLFVALPIRLSSGDGAPVRAVAMGFG; this is encoded by the coding sequence GTGCAGATCAACCGCATCGTCGACCTGAGCCGACCCGTGGGACCCGAGACCCAGGCTTTTCCCGGTGACCGGGAGCCCAGTCTGGAGCGTTCGGCCACCGTGGCCGTCGAGGGCTACAACTCCACGGGTGTGCACATGAGCTCGCACAGCGGCACGCACGCCGACGCGCCCTACCACTTCCTGGACGACGGGCCGCGGCTGGAGGAGCTGTCGCTGGGGCAGTTCACCGGCGCGGCCGTGGTGGTGGAGGCCACGGGCCGGGCCGACCGCTCCCCTATCACCGCCGAGGATCTGGCGCCCTGGCGGGAGCGGTTCGCGCCCGGGGCGGCGGTGCTGCTGCACACCGGGTGGGCGGACCATTACGGCACTTCGCGCTACTTCGACCACCCCTACCTCGCCGGGGACGCGGCGCGACTGCTGGTCGAGGCGGGGGTGCGGTGCGTGGGCATCGACGCGCCCAGTCCGGACTCGACACCGCACGGCCCGCATCCCGAGGGCGACTGGGCGGCGCACATGAGTGTGCTGGGCGCGGGAGGCACCATCGTGGAGAACCTCTGCGGCCTGGAGCGCATCGACTTCGCCGATCCGCTGTTCGTCGCGCTGCCGATCCGCCTCAGCAGCGGAGACGGCGCGCCGGTGCGGGCCGTGGCCATGGGGTTCGGCTGA
- a CDS encoding GTP-binding protein has translation MTSVKIVVAGGFGVGKTTFVGSVSEIVPLTTEAVMTSASVGVDDLAKTPDKQTTTVAMDFGRVSLDSDLILYLFGTPGQHRFWFMWDDLVKGAIGAVVLVDTRRLADCFPAIDYFEEARLPFVVAINGFDGYYPHAAQEVRDALTLSPEIPIVQVDARDRASTKSTLITLVEHAITVGDPGGAGQPTSTGGQGSWR, from the coding sequence ATGACGTCGGTCAAGATCGTCGTCGCCGGAGGCTTCGGTGTAGGCAAGACGACGTTCGTCGGCTCCGTCTCCGAGATCGTGCCGCTGACTACCGAAGCGGTCATGACCAGCGCCAGCGTCGGGGTCGACGACCTCGCCAAGACGCCGGACAAGCAGACCACCACGGTGGCCATGGACTTCGGCCGGGTCTCGCTGGACTCCGACCTCATCCTCTACCTGTTCGGCACGCCGGGCCAGCACCGCTTCTGGTTCATGTGGGACGACCTGGTCAAAGGTGCCATCGGGGCCGTGGTGCTGGTCGACACCCGCCGTCTGGCCGACTGCTTCCCCGCTATCGACTACTTCGAAGAGGCGCGGCTGCCCTTCGTCGTGGCGATCAACGGGTTCGACGGGTACTACCCGCACGCGGCCCAGGAGGTGCGCGACGCGCTCACCCTCAGCCCGGAGATCCCCATCGTCCAGGTCGACGCACGCGACCGCGCCTCCACCAAGTCCACGCTCATCACGCTGGTGGAGCACGCCATCACCGTCGGCGACCCCGGCGGTGCCGGACAGCCCACCTCCACCGGCGGACAGGGCTCCTGGCGATAG
- a CDS encoding TerC family protein, whose amino-acid sequence MTTDLIVGFFTLTALEIVLGIDNLVFISILAGKLPKHQQARARQLGIGLALISRLALLGSITLIMQLTAPLFTVAGVEFSGQAIILLIGGLFLIGKATYEIHESLEGEEDHAGSQVRAAMGAVLVQIVALDVIFSLDSVITAVGMIGDQPYGIWAMVGAVVIAVIVMLVLAAPLSRFVNKHPTIKMLALAFLLLIGMTLVADGLGFHVPKGYIYAAMGFSLFVEILNLLRRRAQGTPVKLSSRYSEEGDRAGEDTAEATDAAASSAPSTEKEPPRAAEGAGGEPAKSAE is encoded by the coding sequence ATGACCACGGACCTGATCGTCGGATTCTTCACGCTGACCGCGCTGGAGATCGTCCTCGGCATCGACAACCTCGTATTCATCTCGATCCTGGCCGGCAAGCTGCCCAAGCACCAGCAGGCCCGCGCGCGTCAGCTCGGCATCGGGCTGGCCCTGATCAGCCGGCTGGCGCTGCTCGGCTCCATCACGCTGATCATGCAACTGACGGCCCCGCTGTTCACAGTCGCCGGAGTCGAGTTCAGCGGCCAGGCCATCATCCTGCTCATCGGCGGACTCTTCCTCATCGGCAAGGCCACCTACGAGATCCACGAGAGCCTCGAAGGCGAGGAGGACCACGCCGGTTCGCAGGTCCGGGCCGCGATGGGCGCGGTGCTGGTGCAGATCGTCGCGCTGGACGTCATCTTCTCGCTGGACTCGGTCATCACCGCGGTCGGCATGATCGGCGACCAGCCCTACGGCATCTGGGCGATGGTCGGCGCCGTCGTCATCGCCGTCATCGTCATGCTGGTGCTCGCCGCCCCGCTGAGCCGGTTCGTGAACAAGCACCCCACCATCAAGATGCTGGCGCTGGCGTTCCTGCTGCTCATCGGTATGACCCTGGTCGCCGACGGGCTCGGCTTCCACGTGCCCAAGGGCTACATCTACGCCGCGATGGGCTTCTCGCTGTTCGTGGAGATCCTCAACCTGCTGCGCCGCCGTGCCCAGGGCACCCCCGTCAAGCTCAGCAGCCGCTACTCCGAGGAAGGCGACCGCGCCGGCGAGGACACCGCCGAGGCCACCGACGCCGCCGCGTCCTCAGCGCCCTCCACAGAAAAGGAGCCGCCGCGCGCCGCCGAAGGAGCCGGCGGCGAGCCCGCCAAGTCCGCCGAGTGA
- a CDS encoding thiol-disulfide oxidoreductase DCC family protein produces MATRHSAPVLVFDGDCGFCTSSARLARRFVEPRLSTVPWQTSDLSAAARSRAQEEVLLLDAAGRRLWGGIDAIAVLMLASHRPLWPAAGWLLRRAPVRALGAAAYRWVSHHRHLMPGGVPACRLDPPRDEP; encoded by the coding sequence ATGGCCACTCGGCATTCGGCACCCGTACTGGTATTCGACGGCGACTGCGGGTTCTGCACCAGCAGCGCCCGGCTCGCCCGCCGCTTCGTCGAGCCGCGGCTGTCCACGGTCCCCTGGCAGACCAGCGACCTCTCCGCGGCCGCGCGCAGCCGCGCCCAGGAGGAGGTCCTGCTGCTGGACGCCGCCGGGCGGCGGTTGTGGGGCGGGATCGACGCGATCGCGGTACTGATGCTGGCCAGCCACCGCCCGCTGTGGCCCGCCGCCGGCTGGCTGCTGCGCCGCGCTCCCGTGCGCGCGCTCGGCGCCGCCGCCTACCGGTGGGTGTCCCACCACCGCCACCTGATGCCCGGCGGAGTCCCCGCCTGCCGCCTCGATCCGCCGAGGGACGAGCCATGA
- a CDS encoding HIT family protein: protein MGEAERDAAFGDPDGYQRLWTPHRMAYIQGENKPSGPAPEDGCPFCRAPELPDAEGLVVARGKTAYAVLNLYPYNSGHLLICPYRHVADYTDLDGSESAEFATFTQAGITAVRRALGPQGFNIGMNLGAIAGAGIAAHLHQHIVPRWGGDTNFMPVIGRTKILPELLQQTRESLAESWPQS from the coding sequence ATGGGCGAAGCCGAGCGGGATGCCGCCTTCGGCGACCCCGACGGCTACCAGCGCCTGTGGACGCCGCACCGGATGGCCTACATCCAGGGCGAGAACAAGCCGAGCGGCCCCGCCCCCGAAGACGGGTGCCCCTTCTGCCGCGCCCCGGAGCTGCCCGACGCCGAAGGACTGGTCGTGGCCCGCGGCAAGACCGCCTACGCGGTGCTCAACCTCTACCCCTACAACAGCGGTCACCTGTTGATCTGCCCCTACCGGCACGTGGCCGACTACACCGACCTCGACGGGTCCGAGAGCGCGGAGTTCGCCACGTTCACTCAGGCGGGCATCACCGCGGTGCGCCGCGCACTCGGGCCCCAAGGGTTCAACATCGGCATGAACCTCGGCGCCATCGCGGGCGCCGGGATCGCCGCCCACCTGCACCAGCACATCGTCCCCCGCTGGGGAGGCGACACCAACTTCATGCCGGTCATCGGCCGTACCAAGATCCTGCCCGAACTCCTGCAGCAGACCCGGGAGTCCCTCGCCGAGTCCTGGCCCCAATCCTGA